The following are encoded together in the Pectobacterium punjabense genome:
- a CDS encoding YhdT family protein: MDTRFPQAHKEARWAFGLTLVYLVAWVLAAYLPDNTQGITGLPHWFEMACLLLPLVFTLLCWLMVRVIFRDISLESDDAN; the protein is encoded by the coding sequence ATGGATACACGCTTTCCTCAGGCGCACAAAGAGGCCCGCTGGGCTTTTGGCCTGACGCTGGTTTATTTAGTGGCCTGGGTGCTTGCCGCCTATTTGCCAGACAACACACAAGGGATCACCGGCCTTCCACACTGGTTTGAGATGGCCTGCCTGCTGCTGCCGCTCGTGTTTACGCTGCTGTGCTGGCTAATGGTGCGCGTCATTTTCCGCGATATCTCACTGGAGAGTGATGATGCAAATTGA
- a CDS encoding TOBE domain-containing protein gives MSVSARNQLSGVVSSIVEGAVNNEVALTLESGDKLTTVITRTSCDSMALAVGKPAIALVKAPWVILASAECGLNFSARNQFHGKVSSVTKGAVNSTVQLVTSGGLTLTSTVTNESLEEMNIEVGSELIALVKASSIILATRK, from the coding sequence ATGTCAGTTTCAGCAAGAAATCAGCTTTCGGGTGTTGTGTCTTCTATTGTTGAAGGTGCAGTAAACAATGAAGTCGCATTGACGCTGGAGAGCGGAGATAAGTTAACGACAGTCATTACACGGACCAGCTGTGATTCGATGGCGTTGGCTGTCGGCAAGCCCGCCATTGCGTTGGTGAAAGCGCCTTGGGTTATTTTGGCATCAGCCGAATGTGGCTTGAATTTTTCTGCTCGCAACCAGTTTCACGGTAAGGTGAGTTCTGTCACTAAAGGTGCCGTAAACTCAACGGTACAACTGGTTACCAGTGGTGGTTTGACGCTGACCTCAACCGTGACCAATGAAAGTCTGGAAGAGATGAACATTGAGGTGGGCAGTGAATTGATCGCATTGGTGAAGGCTTCCAGCATTATTCTGGCTACCCGGAAATAA
- a CDS encoding ABC transporter substrate-binding protein: MGMNRRTFLSYLATLSALPLLPASFAYAFDRIAGRFGPVPEPSDIQRVISAGPPADLLLLALAPEKLLGFSSFDLSGETGALFSETVRRLPRLGRLSGRASTLSLEKLLTLNPDIIIDCGSADETYRSLAQRTSQQTGVPYVLVDGGLQDTPTQLRQVGQLLNVTTRAGLQAQFADAILQRANAYRTNAQTEKPRFYFARGAMGLETGLRGSLHTEAVELLGFENVATAGELKTLTQVSMEHILRWNPDLIITQDVQSYQNITHSEQWQSVQAVAQQRVILMSGLPFGWLDAPPGLNRLLGLCRLQSHFDPVAAQQLKSDTRTFFHLFYHTDLDDAQLELLLRVA, encoded by the coding sequence ATGGGAATGAACAGACGGACTTTCTTGTCGTATCTGGCGACACTTTCTGCTTTGCCTCTTTTACCTGCCTCTTTTGCATATGCGTTTGACCGGATTGCTGGGCGGTTTGGCCCGGTTCCTGAACCTTCTGATATTCAGCGTGTAATCAGCGCTGGGCCTCCTGCGGATCTGCTGTTACTGGCGTTGGCACCGGAAAAACTGCTGGGTTTTTCATCGTTTGATTTGTCGGGTGAGACGGGGGCTCTGTTTTCTGAAACTGTGCGTCGATTGCCGCGTTTGGGGCGCTTATCGGGTCGAGCGAGTACGTTATCGCTGGAAAAATTATTAACGCTGAACCCCGATATTATTATTGATTGTGGAAGTGCCGATGAAACGTATCGCTCATTGGCACAGAGAACCTCGCAGCAGACCGGTGTGCCTTACGTGCTGGTGGATGGCGGCCTTCAGGATACGCCTACACAGCTCAGGCAGGTGGGGCAGCTATTGAATGTCACGACGCGGGCGGGACTGCAGGCGCAGTTTGCCGATGCTATTTTGCAGCGTGCAAATGCTTACCGTACCAATGCTCAAACTGAGAAGCCGCGCTTCTATTTCGCTCGTGGGGCTATGGGGCTGGAAACCGGATTGCGTGGCTCTCTCCACACCGAAGCGGTGGAACTGCTGGGTTTTGAGAACGTCGCTACCGCAGGAGAATTAAAAACGCTGACTCAGGTGTCGATGGAGCACATTCTGCGGTGGAACCCGGATCTTATCATCACGCAGGATGTGCAGAGCTATCAGAATATTACGCACTCGGAGCAATGGCAGAGCGTGCAGGCGGTTGCACAGCAGCGCGTCATCCTGATGTCCGGCCTGCCGTTTGGCTGGCTGGATGCGCCGCCTGGACTAAACCGACTGCTGGGGCTGTGCCGCTTACAAAGCCATTTTGATCCTGTGGCCGCTCAGCAGCTCAAAAGCGATACCCGAACGTTTTTCCATCTGTTTTACCATACTGATCTGGATGATGCGCAGCTTGAGTTGTTGCTGAGAGTGGCATGA